The following proteins come from a genomic window of Paenibacillus sp. CAA11:
- a CDS encoding M4 family metallopeptidase codes for MGKQAVSVLLTSAILLSTLVVGGGSVRAQGEISVIRDDLGGINSINGDLGRLTGSTPEERAIQGLISVKDKLGIQDVRSEFRFVSSEEGIGGRTHTRLDRVLNGLLVYGQQVIIHENQGRLEGITGSYTALTSTATKPVLTADEAIDAAREHTGYYGSTSKPPEAKLVYYPQGDKAILSYQTSVVYLAGRQTGDWTIFVDAVTGDIIDAYNQAETLGGQGIGTAGDTKKINTVKKGTSYFLEDRTKPMYVNGSTIRTFSYNNGSISQTLLTDSNNLWDDASQRTAVDAHYYAGAVYDFYKKVLGRDSFDNKGSSIISGVHYSTNYNNAFWSSSLGQMVYGDGDGAEFSSLSGALDVVAHELTHAVTQYTSGLLYKDQPGALNESWSDAMAMAVENTDWMIGEDVYTPQTPGDALRYMDDPHRGGQPDKMAEYIVTTSDSGGVHYNSGIPNKAFYLFATAIGSRVDAGKVWYQASLAYMVPDTDFAGARAATLLACRDIYGASSTQYAALADAWSQVGVN; via the coding sequence ATGGGGAAGCAGGCGGTTTCTGTGCTGCTGACCTCTGCAATTCTTCTGTCCACACTGGTTGTTGGCGGAGGAAGTGTACGGGCGCAGGGAGAAATCTCAGTTATCAGGGATGACTTAGGGGGAATTAACAGCATTAATGGAGATTTGGGCAGGCTAACCGGTTCGACTCCAGAAGAGAGGGCTATTCAAGGCCTGATCAGTGTGAAGGACAAGCTTGGCATTCAAGATGTGCGAAGCGAATTTAGGTTTGTGAGTTCAGAAGAAGGAATTGGCGGCCGAACGCATACCCGGCTGGATCGGGTCCTGAATGGCTTGTTAGTGTATGGGCAGCAGGTTATTATCCATGAGAATCAAGGCAGGCTTGAGGGGATTACCGGAAGCTATACCGCTTTGACGAGTACAGCGACCAAGCCCGTCCTGACTGCTGATGAGGCGATCGATGCTGCGCGAGAGCATACCGGCTATTACGGAAGCACGAGCAAACCGCCGGAAGCCAAGCTTGTCTATTATCCGCAAGGCGACAAAGCGATCCTGTCCTATCAGACCTCTGTTGTATATTTGGCAGGGCGTCAGACCGGTGACTGGACCATCTTCGTGGATGCGGTAACCGGGGACATCATCGACGCTTATAACCAGGCTGAAACGCTGGGAGGGCAAGGGATTGGCACGGCTGGAGATACCAAGAAGATCAATACGGTGAAGAAAGGGACTTCTTATTTTCTTGAAGACCGGACCAAGCCGATGTATGTCAATGGTTCCACCATTCGGACTTTTTCTTATAATAATGGTTCTATTTCTCAGACTCTGCTGACAGACTCTAATAACCTGTGGGATGATGCTTCCCAGCGGACAGCGGTTGATGCCCACTATTACGCAGGTGCTGTCTATGATTTCTATAAAAAGGTTCTAGGGCGCGATTCCTTCGATAATAAGGGCTCCTCGATCATTTCTGGCGTGCACTACTCGACCAATTATAATAATGCTTTCTGGAGCTCTTCCTTGGGCCAGATGGTATACGGCGATGGGGACGGAGCAGAGTTCTCGTCACTTTCCGGTGCGCTGGATGTGGTTGCCCATGAGCTGACACATGCGGTTACCCAGTATACGTCCGGCCTCCTTTATAAGGATCAGCCGGGTGCACTGAACGAGTCCTGGTCTGACGCCATGGCGATGGCGGTGGAGAACACAGACTGGATGATTGGCGAGGATGTCTACACCCCGCAAACCCCAGGAGATGCTCTTCGCTATATGGACGACCCTCATCGGGGGGGACAGCCGGATAAGATGGCTGAGTATATTGTTACCACTTCAGATAGCGGGGGCGTGCATTATAACTCAGGTATTCCGAACAAAGCGTTCTATCTGTTTGCTACAGCAATCGGCTCACGGGTTGATGCGGGCAAAGTATGGTACCAGGCCTCTCTGGCTTATATGGTGCCCGACACCGACTTTGCCGGAGCCCGGGCGGCTACTCTGTTAGCTTGTCGTGATATTTACGGCGCCAGTTCCACACAGTATGCCGCGCTTGCTGATGCTTGGAGCCAAGTAGGCGTGAACTAA
- a CDS encoding S-layer homology domain-containing protein, whose protein sequence is MRRWNKWMSAAAAAVLLSGGVLPLPAGSLFGGAAPVHAAGEEGLLLKDSASWAAEAIQNVNRLGIMTGDAQGNFRAQGNLTRQEFAVILTRVLKLSAAPVTKVSYKDVKSGSWAAPAIEAMKQQGVMLGGGDGLFRPTAPLTRQEMAVTLVRALKADASGLGAQLSVKDKAQISLWAKDAVQYLLQSGIMKGDGTNFAPSRFVQRQEMAVVINQSLDSFNLTASQTIDRVEDGMVVVDGEAYRVADSLKGLFSSENAAALKNAAVRIEMKEGIVAKVTYLELRSAGKLPAAGQEEFSGNLVLDAHGAKIEGDAAVTADFVTLRNMEISGNLRIDSKMEHDFYADHVSVQGQTVVDGGDSNTVVFDHARLAGVDITKTEVHVRFISDSVVGHIALHTSAQVEAGEGVTIPLLQLLSGSAEVKLSGNIKSVEMPVSGNQTISGSAAIGELKVSGSGTARVNISGSVGVLSAGGSAVKIVLGSSASVHDLWLPAGSAPADIVSGYDQVKAQIGAVNGVSNGPAASGGVSAPATSSGAGGGGGSAGSGSEGGSFPSQPAPPASTQNGELKADVVSGRAFYTQYAKDDAVIRLIRKDSAGTEIPAGSLSDLSVKLDGQTLSPADYTVNEAVAEVTLSKQLLNTLQAGDHAGQLTLGALSASFTLEARIPHAPVMQNLGAKSLRLDSAPLIFTASNLATDPDGDDLSIDPASVSVPTPDIVSATVEEGQLKIEPLALGQTSVSVTIVDNSAVLGQDRVEVTIPVSVAGDMLDAELLYTDQIRQNDAGTDLPIGIKLYDSLGNLVEHPQLAELKVANGTELIAGQDYIVDDTEGNVYLTLSYLNSLSSGTHTIQLSYAGLTAEVALTVLSPDPIIVTSVRNVNEATDIASMRNALEAAGLKLELALYQSLSETQKNQIAGSVLLGAGTYSNRADIQDALDLALNDLLNGGDESTAIAAVNQAATVEEMLSALRSPQLHLDNEDYSSLEPREVATLAQYFLDQIASNHKVYTSRDDIQNDFDSIISMIYEDWYKIVDDVNALKIGYVSGDSRSGVTRDVTLPTAGTVHGSQITWTSSNPTVISATGKVTQPIGASVKVTLSALFKNRYEEYTAVITLTVLPASAPPLSAGTSAGFTLSDQAAASLADGTNSLQVTRDLTVAELIGMLRYNEGQGTVKIYTDSSLQTEADPNMPVTSGMTVVGEAPLANGQERKMLQVELGTGGSSASPQTSEAAQSAQESSPEGQPEGAASEAASTDEEGTAQPDAAPSPEQAPKAPQQLYPQ, encoded by the coding sequence GTGAGACGATGGAATAAATGGATGTCGGCGGCTGCTGCTGCCGTGCTGCTTAGTGGAGGAGTTCTTCCGCTGCCTGCTGGAAGCTTATTCGGCGGGGCGGCTCCAGTTCATGCTGCGGGCGAAGAAGGCTTATTGCTGAAGGATTCTGCCTCATGGGCGGCTGAAGCGATTCAGAATGTGAATCGGCTGGGCATTATGACAGGAGATGCACAGGGCAATTTTAGAGCACAAGGGAACTTGACCAGACAAGAGTTCGCAGTGATCTTAACCCGGGTGCTGAAGCTCTCGGCAGCTCCTGTGACCAAAGTATCATATAAAGATGTTAAATCCGGGAGCTGGGCTGCTCCTGCGATTGAAGCTATGAAACAGCAGGGGGTTATGCTGGGCGGCGGAGACGGTCTATTCCGTCCAACAGCGCCTTTAACCCGACAAGAAATGGCGGTTACGTTGGTTCGTGCGCTTAAGGCCGATGCCTCTGGGCTCGGAGCTCAGCTCAGCGTCAAGGACAAAGCCCAAATTAGCTTATGGGCAAAGGATGCTGTGCAGTATCTTTTGCAAAGCGGGATTATGAAGGGGGACGGCACTAATTTTGCGCCGTCAAGATTTGTGCAGCGGCAGGAAATGGCTGTCGTGATCAACCAGTCCCTAGATTCGTTCAATCTTACAGCATCCCAAACTATCGACCGTGTTGAAGATGGCATGGTTGTGGTAGACGGTGAAGCCTACCGGGTAGCTGATTCCCTGAAGGGGTTGTTCTCTTCGGAGAATGCCGCAGCGCTGAAAAATGCAGCCGTACGCATTGAGATGAAGGAGGGTATCGTTGCGAAAGTGACTTACCTGGAGCTGCGCAGTGCTGGCAAGCTTCCGGCAGCCGGGCAGGAGGAGTTCTCCGGCAACCTCGTTCTGGATGCCCATGGGGCGAAGATTGAGGGGGATGCGGCGGTAACAGCCGACTTTGTAACGCTAAGAAATATGGAGATCAGCGGCAATCTTCGGATTGACTCAAAGATGGAGCATGACTTCTATGCGGACCATGTTAGCGTACAGGGACAGACCGTTGTCGATGGTGGCGATAGCAATACCGTTGTCTTCGATCATGCCCGGCTTGCTGGAGTAGATATTACGAAGACAGAGGTGCATGTACGCTTCATAAGCGATTCTGTTGTAGGTCATATTGCCCTTCATACCTCTGCCCAAGTGGAGGCAGGCGAGGGGGTTACGATTCCGCTTCTACAGCTTCTCAGCGGATCAGCAGAAGTGAAGCTCAGCGGAAATATAAAGTCAGTGGAGATGCCGGTATCCGGCAATCAGACGATCAGTGGTTCCGCGGCAATCGGAGAGCTTAAGGTATCTGGTTCGGGCACAGCGCGTGTTAATATCTCCGGCAGCGTAGGTGTACTGTCAGCCGGAGGCTCGGCAGTGAAAATTGTCCTCGGCTCCTCGGCATCAGTACATGATTTATGGCTGCCGGCTGGCTCGGCGCCCGCAGATATCGTGAGCGGTTATGACCAGGTGAAAGCCCAGATTGGAGCCGTTAACGGCGTATCTAATGGACCGGCAGCCAGTGGAGGAGTCTCAGCTCCTGCGACTTCTTCAGGCGCGGGCGGAGGGGGCGGATCAGCTGGATCGGGATCGGAAGGCGGCTCATTTCCTTCTCAGCCGGCTCCTCCTGCCTCTACACAGAATGGAGAGCTGAAGGCAGATGTCGTCTCGGGTAGAGCGTTCTATACCCAGTATGCCAAAGACGATGCTGTAATCCGGCTGATTCGTAAGGACAGCGCAGGAACGGAGATTCCGGCTGGCAGCCTCTCTGACCTGTCCGTGAAGCTGGATGGACAGACCTTGAGTCCGGCGGATTACACCGTGAATGAGGCAGTTGCCGAGGTGACCTTGTCCAAGCAGCTGCTGAACACGCTTCAGGCCGGAGATCATGCAGGGCAGCTTACCTTAGGCGCGCTGAGCGCTTCCTTCACACTGGAAGCCCGAATTCCGCATGCGCCTGTCATGCAGAACTTGGGGGCCAAGTCACTGCGTCTGGATTCCGCTCCACTTATCTTTACGGCGTCTAACTTGGCCACCGACCCGGATGGGGATGACTTAAGCATAGATCCAGCTTCGGTCTCTGTGCCGACTCCGGATATTGTTAGCGCAACGGTAGAGGAAGGCCAGCTGAAGATTGAACCTTTAGCCCTGGGACAGACGTCGGTTTCAGTGACTATCGTGGATAATTCCGCCGTTTTGGGACAAGACCGGGTTGAAGTAACTATCCCTGTATCGGTAGCGGGCGATATGCTTGATGCAGAGCTGCTCTACACGGATCAAATTCGGCAGAACGATGCGGGTACGGACCTGCCGATCGGTATTAAGCTCTATGATTCTCTCGGGAACTTAGTGGAACATCCTCAGCTTGCTGAGCTGAAAGTGGCGAATGGAACAGAACTGATCGCAGGCCAAGACTATATTGTGGATGATACAGAAGGAAATGTGTATCTCACTTTGTCCTATCTAAACAGCCTGTCCAGCGGAACGCACACCATTCAGCTGAGCTATGCAGGATTAACGGCGGAAGTGGCATTAACCGTACTCTCTCCTGATCCTATCATAGTAACCTCGGTTCGAAATGTTAATGAGGCGACAGATATCGCATCCATGAGAAATGCGCTCGAAGCTGCCGGGCTCAAGCTGGAACTGGCCCTATATCAATCGTTGAGTGAAACGCAGAAGAATCAGATTGCAGGCTCTGTGCTCCTTGGAGCAGGCACTTACAGCAATCGTGCCGATATTCAGGATGCCTTGGATCTGGCGCTCAATGATTTGCTGAATGGCGGCGACGAATCTACCGCTATTGCAGCGGTCAATCAAGCGGCCACCGTGGAAGAGATGCTGAGTGCGCTGCGCTCTCCGCAGCTTCACCTGGACAACGAAGACTATAGCTCGCTGGAACCGCGTGAAGTAGCGACACTGGCACAGTATTTCCTGGATCAGATTGCAAGTAATCATAAGGTTTATACATCACGTGATGATATTCAAAATGACTTTGACAGCATTATTTCCATGATCTACGAGGATTGGTATAAGATCGTAGATGATGTAAACGCACTGAAAATTGGATATGTTAGCGGAGATTCCCGCTCCGGCGTAACCAGGGATGTTACTCTGCCTACAGCAGGTACTGTACACGGATCTCAGATTACCTGGACCTCGAGCAATCCTACCGTAATCTCTGCTACAGGGAAGGTCACGCAGCCGATAGGCGCAAGTGTTAAGGTCACCTTGAGCGCCTTGTTTAAGAACCGGTATGAAGAATATACCGCTGTGATTACACTGACCGTTCTGCCTGCCAGCGCACCGCCGCTGAGTGCAGGTACCTCTGCGGGCTTCACCCTATCTGACCAGGCAGCAGCAAGCCTCGCAGACGGCACGAATTCACTGCAGGTTACACGAGATCTCACCGTTGCGGAGCTTATCGGGATGCTGCGATATAACGAAGGGCAAGGTACGGTGAAGATTTATACCGACAGCTCCCTTCAGACTGAAGCGGACCCGAATATGCCTGTCACCAGCGGCATGACCGTAGTAGGCGAGGCTCCACTGGCAAACGGGCAGGAGCGTAAAATGCTTCAGGTCGAGCTGGGAACGGGCGGTTCATCCGCATCTCCGCAGACCTCCGAAGCAGCCCAATCTGCTCAGGAATCTTCTCCGGAGGGGCAGCCGGAAGGCGCAGCTTCAGAAGCAGCATCAACGGATGAAGAGGGCACCGCGCAACCGGATGCTGCTCCAAGCCCTGAGCAAGCTCCTAAAGCTCCGCAGCAGCTCTATCCCCAGTAA
- the thiE gene encoding thiamine phosphate synthase, whose amino-acid sequence MTGRWSASQVRELLRMYLVVGSQNCRSHPLEVVEEALAGGATLVQFREKGPGALRGAPLKELARELQAACRRAGVPFIVNDDVELALSIDADGVHVGQDDEDAGRVRVRIGEGRILGVSAHSVEDARRAAAGGADYLGIGPIYPTGSKDDARAVQGPSILRELRASGIELPLVGIGGITASRVEEVIHAGADGIAVISAITQAEASGEAARQLSRLVSHSLAGRLTS is encoded by the coding sequence ATGACAGGCCGCTGGTCTGCTTCACAAGTTCGTGAGCTCTTGCGGATGTACCTGGTAGTCGGCAGTCAGAACTGCCGGTCCCATCCGCTGGAGGTCGTGGAGGAGGCCTTGGCCGGCGGGGCAACGCTTGTCCAGTTCCGCGAGAAGGGGCCTGGCGCACTCCGCGGCGCCCCGCTCAAGGAATTGGCACGTGAGCTTCAGGCCGCCTGCCGGCGCGCTGGCGTGCCGTTCATCGTCAATGACGATGTGGAGCTGGCGCTGTCCATTGATGCCGACGGGGTTCACGTCGGGCAGGACGATGAAGATGCGGGCCGTGTCCGCGTCCGCATCGGGGAGGGGCGGATACTGGGTGTATCCGCCCACAGTGTAGAAGACGCGCGCCGGGCTGCTGCCGGCGGTGCCGACTATTTGGGCATCGGGCCAATTTACCCGACGGGGTCCAAGGACGATGCCCGTGCCGTGCAGGGCCCGTCCATCCTGCGCGAGCTGCGCGCAAGCGGGATTGAGCTGCCGCTGGTAGGCATCGGCGGCATCACGGCATCGCGCGTGGAGGAGGTTATCCACGCCGGTGCAGACGGGATCGCCGTTATCTCGGCGATCACGCAGGCGGAGGCGTCCGGTGAGGCGGCGCGCCAGCTGAGCAGGCTTGTCAGCCACAGCCTTGCAGGCAGGCTGACAAGCTAA
- a CDS encoding macrolide family glycosyltransferase, protein MSKLFFLGLPAHGHINPTLGLVRELTELGEQVIYYSFDAFRSGIEAAGAEFRRYPLNPANFDANQITQDFAILYRTLIEAASKLLPGLLEEIQREKPDYIIHDSLAVYGKYAGLLSGIPCVNSVTTLAFPDRFYLLPPNILWSSIKLALFHPRNAYLGYSRHRKLIREMGITKANMLDAFMNKEELNIVYTSDELQPNRRFFGQEFLFVGPSISGRTASELDIKLKELLEMERPLIYISLGTINNHDFSFYHACLEAFADPNFSVLMSVGSAVDISGLEVPEHVVIRRSLPQLEILKRADLFITHGGMNSVHEGLWFGVPLILIPQQEEQRAVALRVQKLGAGMVLKRKGAGDITQAVHKVLTHPAYRLRSRQLGDGLKEAGGAPRAASQIKAYMMNRCVEERV, encoded by the coding sequence ATGTCCAAATTATTCTTTTTAGGCCTGCCCGCCCACGGGCATATCAATCCCACCTTAGGGTTGGTTCGTGAGCTGACCGAGCTGGGGGAACAGGTCATCTATTACTCCTTCGATGCCTTCCGGAGCGGCATCGAAGCAGCGGGCGCCGAGTTCCGCCGATATCCGCTGAACCCTGCGAATTTTGATGCCAATCAGATTACCCAAGATTTCGCTATATTATATAGAACATTAATAGAGGCAGCCTCGAAGCTTCTTCCCGGTCTGCTGGAGGAGATCCAGCGGGAGAAGCCGGATTATATCATTCACGACTCCCTTGCTGTCTATGGCAAATATGCGGGGCTGCTCAGTGGAATTCCCTGTGTGAATTCTGTGACTACCTTGGCCTTTCCAGACCGCTTTTATCTTCTTCCGCCCAATATTCTATGGTCTTCTATCAAACTGGCTTTGTTTCATCCTCGCAACGCTTATTTGGGTTACAGCAGGCATCGTAAGCTGATTCGTGAGATGGGGATTACCAAAGCAAACATGCTTGATGCCTTTATGAATAAGGAGGAGCTGAATATTGTCTACACCTCGGATGAATTGCAGCCCAATCGCCGGTTTTTCGGCCAGGAGTTTCTCTTTGTCGGGCCTTCGATCTCCGGGAGAACAGCTAGTGAGCTTGATATCAAGCTGAAGGAGCTGTTAGAGATGGAGCGGCCTCTGATCTATATTTCCTTGGGGACGATCAATAATCACGATTTCAGCTTCTACCATGCCTGCCTTGAAGCGTTCGCAGATCCGAATTTCTCTGTCTTGATGTCGGTCGGCAGCGCCGTGGATATTTCCGGACTGGAGGTGCCGGAGCATGTTGTGATCCGCCGCAGCCTCCCGCAACTGGAGATTCTGAAGAGAGCTGACCTGTTTATCACTCATGGAGGAATGAACAGCGTGCATGAAGGCCTTTGGTTCGGGGTTCCGCTGATCCTGATTCCGCAGCAGGAGGAACAGCGGGCGGTGGCTTTGCGGGTTCAGAAGCTTGGAGCCGGGATGGTGCTAAAGAGGAAAGGCGCGGGTGACATTACACAGGCTGTGCACAAAGTGCTGACCCATCCGGCTTATCGCCTGAGGAGTAGGCAGCTGGGAGACGGCCTGAAGGAAGCCGGTGGCGCACCAAGGGCTGCGAGTCAAATCAAGGCATATATGATGAACCGGTGCGTGGAGGAACGGGTGTAA
- a CDS encoding sensor histidine kinase, with protein MNRLQRGTVALFTLTIIAALYFVLTADFSNLSAAFIHTVIPVIVQLLLGMIGVWLYARNSLDHSAAAASGVLTAAGLVILSGPVRKEVPLAWPIYESALLSIPWLLLIWVRFRSSSVFHTAVRVKWLLAAVSIGSFAWLGAAGMNQAGLLSENDLIWLGIHWDANLEYTCLGLTLVGCLLWLRPLKLTVLLLLMHMGIFFLIDLPPLLLHAVWPIPYVPLIHACAFFMAVAGLEQIEQVLKEDSWRRTLRQHVSAMAAALLASIGLSLVNALIWGDRLSLGDYGLMALLSAVFLLLLQIVMIKIKGWTHLYTAEGRWQMDRLTSFGDRLAGAQNTAKLDALIVEEACSALNMPKLALIEYDTCSDRLSLRAGDVHLLQSGLYRWLPFELENYAYTELTDRRYLQFTHHGTIHLFLVIDKPVGSRTLSHSKRQYLQSMAVYASIAYEKQLLIEGLAVELDNVLKNQPELSPRVTRLAFTISERERRKLSLELHDSALQEQLHWYRQLQSILERGNHNGLREGLEEIGEGMLDVIHQIREICTDLRPLLVPERGLVEALNGLMRRIQLRSDLVIHLDYGLHNVGLPEEEIITLYRILQELLNNTLKHSGAHAVVIELFTEGELLCLCYSDDGQGMDWDEVEASGEHMGLTGIRERVAGLEGQAEIWSRPEGGFCFKMSFRSRRARAIN; from the coding sequence ATGAACCGTTTGCAGCGTGGTACTGTAGCACTCTTTACTCTGACGATCATTGCAGCTTTGTATTTTGTGCTAACAGCGGATTTCTCCAATCTGTCTGCAGCATTCATACATACAGTTATTCCGGTTATTGTCCAACTGCTGCTGGGGATGATCGGGGTCTGGCTCTATGCCCGCAACTCGTTGGATCACTCCGCAGCTGCGGCTTCCGGGGTGCTGACGGCAGCAGGTCTTGTGATCCTGAGTGGGCCCGTCAGGAAGGAGGTTCCACTGGCTTGGCCCATTTACGAGTCAGCATTGCTGAGCATTCCATGGCTGCTGTTGATATGGGTCAGATTTCGAAGCAGCTCTGTATTTCATACTGCTGTTAGAGTGAAGTGGCTATTGGCGGCGGTGAGCATTGGCTCCTTTGCATGGCTGGGTGCAGCTGGCATGAACCAAGCAGGGCTTCTTAGCGAAAACGACCTTATTTGGCTGGGCATTCATTGGGATGCAAATTTGGAATACACTTGCCTTGGGTTAACCCTTGTCGGCTGCCTTTTATGGCTGCGACCGCTGAAGCTGACTGTGCTGCTCCTTTTGATGCACATGGGCATCTTCTTCCTGATTGATCTGCCGCCGCTATTGCTTCATGCCGTTTGGCCTATTCCGTATGTTCCGCTGATCCATGCTTGCGCATTTTTTATGGCGGTGGCTGGACTGGAACAAATCGAGCAGGTTTTAAAAGAAGACAGTTGGCGCAGAACCCTTCGGCAGCATGTCTCTGCTATGGCTGCCGCTCTCCTGGCTTCAATAGGGTTAAGTCTTGTTAATGCACTGATCTGGGGAGATCGTCTTTCCCTGGGAGATTACGGCCTAATGGCACTGTTGAGTGCCGTCTTTTTACTCCTTCTGCAAATTGTGATGATCAAGATAAAAGGTTGGACCCATCTGTATACGGCAGAGGGACGTTGGCAAATGGACCGCCTTACCTCCTTTGGAGATAGATTGGCCGGAGCTCAGAATACTGCTAAATTGGATGCCTTAATCGTAGAGGAAGCGTGCTCTGCTCTGAACATGCCAAAGCTGGCCTTGATCGAGTACGACACCTGTTCGGACCGTCTGTCGCTTCGCGCAGGGGATGTCCATCTGCTGCAATCTGGCTTGTACAGATGGCTGCCGTTTGAGCTGGAGAATTATGCATATACAGAGCTGACGGACCGCCGCTACCTTCAATTCACTCACCACGGAACAATTCATCTTTTTCTGGTGATAGACAAGCCGGTCGGGAGCCGGACTCTCTCGCATAGCAAGCGGCAGTATCTTCAAAGTATGGCTGTTTATGCGTCCATTGCCTATGAAAAGCAGCTGCTGATCGAAGGACTGGCGGTGGAGCTGGACAATGTGCTGAAGAATCAGCCTGAGCTGTCCCCAAGGGTGACCCGACTGGCCTTTACGATATCAGAGCGGGAGCGGCGTAAGCTGTCGCTTGAGCTCCATGATTCAGCTCTGCAGGAGCAGCTTCACTGGTACCGTCAGTTGCAAAGCATACTGGAACGAGGGAACCATAATGGACTGCGGGAGGGCCTTGAAGAAATCGGAGAAGGCATGTTGGATGTGATCCATCAAATTCGTGAGATATGTACAGATCTTAGGCCGTTGCTTGTCCCAGAAAGGGGGCTGGTTGAGGCTCTAAATGGTCTCATGCGCCGGATTCAGCTGCGCTCAGATTTGGTCATTCATTTGGATTACGGTCTGCATAACGTAGGACTTCCGGAAGAAGAGATTATTACCCTATATCGGATCCTGCAAGAGCTGTTGAATAATACGTTGAAGCATTCGGGAGCCCATGCTGTGGTGATAGAACTGTTTACGGAAGGGGAGTTGTTGTGCCTTTGCTATTCTGATGATGGGCAAGGAATGGATTGGGATGAAGTGGAGGCATCCGGGGAGCACATGGGTTTGACAGGAATCAGGGAGAGGGTAGCTGGGCTTGAGGGTCAGGCTGAAATCTGGTCGCGGCCTGAAGGGGGCTTCTGCTTCAAGATGTCATTTAGGTCCCGCAGAGCTAGAGCTATAAACTGA
- a CDS encoding ABC transporter ATP-binding protein gives MQYLLECHEVTKKYGCKKALDRLNLVLPEGRILGLLGPNGAGKTTLIKLIVGLLRSYQGEITIAGSRPGVATKAIVSYMPDREFLYPWMNVGEAVNFFDQAFADFDRNRALGMIDDLGIHLKDKVKSLSKGMQERVNMSLIFARQAKLFVLDEPLAAVDPSTRDKIMRIILDYFDPASSIILSTHLVHDVEQIFTDVAIVSDGKVLLQGSVEHLHQTYQQSIESLFKELV, from the coding sequence TTGCAATATTTGCTTGAATGTCATGAGGTAACCAAGAAATACGGTTGCAAGAAGGCGCTGGATCGGTTGAATCTGGTTCTCCCGGAAGGCCGAATTCTGGGTTTGCTGGGGCCCAATGGGGCGGGAAAAACAACACTGATCAAATTAATTGTGGGCCTTCTTCGATCCTACCAGGGAGAGATCACTATTGCAGGAAGCAGGCCGGGAGTTGCCACTAAGGCCATTGTGTCCTATATGCCAGATCGGGAATTTTTGTATCCTTGGATGAATGTAGGGGAGGCCGTTAACTTCTTTGACCAGGCGTTTGCAGACTTTGACCGCAACCGTGCTCTAGGTATGATTGACGATCTGGGAATTCATTTGAAAGATAAGGTTAAGTCACTGTCCAAAGGCATGCAGGAGAGGGTGAATATGTCGTTGATTTTCGCTAGGCAGGCTAAGCTGTTTGTGCTGGATGAGCCGCTGGCCGCTGTAGACCCCTCTACCCGTGACAAAATTATGAGAATTATTCTTGATTATTTCGATCCTGCGAGCTCGATTATTCTTAGTACCCATCTGGTACATGATGTGGAGCAGATTTTTACAGATGTTGCCATTGTTAGTGACGGTAAAGTGCTGCTTCAGGGGAGTGTGGAACATTTGCATCAAACCTATCAACAATCTATAGAATCGCTTTTCAAGGAGCTTGTCTAG
- a CDS encoding response regulator transcription factor, whose amino-acid sequence MNSILLVDDHPLLGAGTKQLIEQEADMKVSFVQTAAEALDLQQKQEFDLYLYDLNLPDMEGLELVRRTQTDAPILIYSGFDMAPQFNLLLRAGAVGFISKASSPSQFIRSIRSALEGTATLPIELLRELRRREEGRPLMSDTPQEILLTEKDRCLLVGIAEGKSNKELAEQFYMSQRTVEYHLTSLFNKFEVHSRSEAVLAARRRGLI is encoded by the coding sequence ATGAATTCTATACTGCTAGTTGATGATCACCCTCTCTTGGGAGCTGGAACGAAACAGTTGATTGAACAAGAAGCAGACATGAAGGTAAGCTTTGTTCAAACGGCGGCAGAAGCTCTTGATTTACAACAAAAGCAGGAGTTTGATCTCTATCTCTATGATTTGAATTTACCTGATATGGAGGGCTTGGAGCTGGTACGGCGAACTCAGACTGATGCTCCTATACTGATCTATAGCGGTTTTGACATGGCGCCCCAATTCAACCTGCTGCTGAGAGCTGGTGCGGTTGGGTTCATCAGCAAGGCCTCTTCCCCCTCCCAGTTTATTCGCAGTATCCGGAGTGCGCTGGAAGGTACGGCTACCCTGCCGATTGAACTGCTTCGCGAGCTAAGACGCAGGGAAGAGGGGAGGCCCCTGATGTCGGATACCCCGCAGGAGATTCTGCTTACGGAGAAGGATCGCTGCTTGCTGGTAGGAATTGCTGAAGGGAAAAGCAACAAGGAATTGGCCGAGCAGTTCTATATGAGCCAGCGTACCGTAGAATATCATCTGACAAGCCTGTTCAATAAATTTGAGGTTCATTCGCGCTCCGAGGCAGTGCTTGCAGCGCGGCGCAGGGGACTCATTTAA